The DNA window TCGCGGCGTCGCCCGGATCGGGTCGCTCGTCTTCCACCGTCCCGGATCTCTCCTGCCGCAAATCATAGGCGCGGCGCCGGCGGGACGGGGCGTCAGAACAGGAAGTCCGTCGAGAGGAAGCTCGAACTGCGGTTCCTGAGAACGTCGTTCAGGATATGGGTGCTCGCAGACGTCTGCCGGGCGGCGAGATCGAGGGATTCCGGCGCACCTACCTCCGCGCCAGGACGACCGTGTCAGGCGACGTGGCGGCATCCCACGCTTCACGCTTCATCCCGCCGAAGACCTCCTCGACCCGGAAGCCGGCCGCCTCGAGCGCGGCCTCCAGCTCCACCCGCCGCCACCCCTTCAGGACGACGTTCTTCCCCGTGACGACCTCCACCGGCGGCTCCTCGCCGGGGCGCCAGCTCAGCGTGGTCGGGTTGAAGAGGACGGTGCCGTCGGGGCGTGGGTCCATGAGGCGCAGGAAGACGACCCGCTCGGCGTCGTCCTCGCGGACGTTCAGCGGGAGACTCGTGATGCGCTGGTCGAGGATCCGGTCGTAGTTGAGGATCTGAAGGAGGACCGGCGCGCCAGGATGGAGGAGGCCGGCGAGGTCCGCGAGGAACCGGACCATCTCCACCGGGAAGAGGTGCGGCAGACCGTTGCCGAGCGCGATCGCCCCGCCGAAGGGGCCCGTCACGGCCGCAGCCAGCTCCGCGAGGTCTCCCTTCACGAACGCCGG is part of the Holophagales bacterium genome and encodes:
- a CDS encoding class I SAM-dependent methyltransferase; the encoded protein is MSDTPDANDPYSRLSYRRLIAWPARIQREAPFLGEVLGGAPSRRILDLGCGTGEHARFLSEEGFEVTGVDASEAQLAQAREAGPGPAFVKGDLAELAAAVTGPFGGAIALGNGLPHLFPVEMVRFLADLAGLLHPGAPVLLQILNYDRILDQRITSLPLNVREDDAERVVFLRLMDPRPDGTVLFNPTTLSWRPGEEPPVEVVTGKNVVLKGWRRVELEAALEAAGFRVEEVFGGMKREAWDAATSPDTVVLARR